From the Cyclopterus lumpus isolate fCycLum1 chromosome 25, fCycLum1.pri, whole genome shotgun sequence genome, one window contains:
- the LOC117728329 gene encoding ATPase family AAA domain-containing protein 2-like isoform X3 translates to MVILRSSGAGAEPAATTPKRRSMELDASSEFLSLLPASQRKSARRTRSSQALEDSFSSLESNAPNGHADMKQDEGNGHHSPRTRGQRVKLEVSFADMEPKTSSPVNEASSVEGCLRKSSRLQREGHTSSGKQQADVPDKVEGSSTPKRSRFDLQSQEEEEEEEDRSVRRSSRITRYKLDSRKQSVLYDRLITNTAEAVLQKMDDMQKMRRRQRSRVRGNEEEQLGVYTRGRLTRSLRTDVESKATEEEIQGGNEDDHHKEGEEEEDVEVDEEERGEEEDEDGEDEEEENERRYDFRQRKTVVRYQAPQDEPREPRKRSMYFKDHASPTRRRFRFSSTAPRSPYNRITSRSSSERRRHAIHSSDSTSSSSDDEKFQRRRSKNRSLSVNRCLPMNLLKDDLQGVHKDRMKIGASLADVDPMHIDKTVRFDSIGGLSRHISALKEMVVFPLLYPEVFERFKIQPPRGCLFYGPPGTGKTLVARALANECSQGERKVSFFMRKGADCLSKWVGESERQLRLLFDQAYQMRPSIIFFDEIDGLAPVRSSRQDQIHSSIVSTLLALMDGLDGRGEVVVIGATNRLDSIDPALRRPGRFDREFLFGLPDREARNDILKIHTRLWTPPPSHTFLEELADKCVGYCGADIKAVCSEAALCALRRRYPQIYSSSQKLVLDVNSIAITNKDFLAAMSKMVPAAQRAVVSPAKALIPAVCPLLSATLQNILHNVSRLFPHAEQALKRKREHDAACGVSEDDLMFSEEEDTDVCSNGQTAHSQLSTPAVKGLISLHRSVLSQPTSYRPRLLLEGRLGSGQSSHLAPAVLHALEKFTVYTLDMAVLFGASATAPEETCAQIFVEAKRTSPSILYIPHIGQWWETVGPALRATFLSLLSSIPAFAPILLLATCNLQYDQLSMEVKELFRMEFGEVFHIQTPTSRERRNFFEDLILNQAAKAPASKKKAVLNALEVLPVAAPPPPRQLTEEETRRLEEQEEDTLRDLRLFLRDVTNRLSQDKRFKAFTKPVDLEEVPDYAVVIKKPMDLSTVLSNIDLHQYGTVKEFLQDVDLIWQNALEYNPDRDPSDRQIRHKACALKDTVHAIIKDELDEDFEKICVETKASRSTRDCTTARFAPSFYHVLPKQSKSPAEATEITLQRELVRPTTAVTPNTSAYAATTPKNTAQRKKRRKSRWSAGLYSKKKASCSPHMSRDEEDGDDEEDEVEKGGGAEYDEGTGGEEDPMMVDVESGPIQCDSGKAENDDETRDEKERLGEVVADQPGKSEEKKVSTNPGNENSRTISVNTNTDGHAETEGRTQGQCNTEERAETDSQKLTETETCQTVTQADNRNNNNVVTVEVTEQNGPAEPMEVEATDASAATRGEEDTCTEKSARRVTRAPKSAVQPMVDVDKALQILHQETPPLVVDRDKLKELLKRVEIKTEGFEVYQLEKLYALLCQSIYRHRRDYNKTSLIQELKQEIEDFC, encoded by the exons ATGGTGATACTGCGCAGCAGCGGCGCCGGAGCGGAGCCGGCCGCCACGACTCCGAAGAGGAGGTCGATGGAGTTGGACGCGAGCTCCGAGTTTCTGTCCCTGCTCCCGGCGTCGCAGAGGAAGTCTGCCCGGCGGACCCGGTCCTCCCAGGCCCTGGAGGACAGCTTCAGCAGTTTGGAGAGCAACGCGCCGAAT GGTCATGCTGATATGAAGCAGGATGAGGGGAATGGACATCACTCcccgaggacccgaggacaGAGAGTTAAACTAGAGGTCTCTTTTGCCGACATGGAGCCAAAGACCAGCTCCCCTGTAAATGAAGCCAGCTCTGTAGAAGGATGCCTCAG gaaaTCTTCCAGGTtgcagagagagggacacacatCCAGTGGCAAGCAGCAAGCAG ATGTTCCAGATAAAGTGGAGGGCTCATCCACTCCCAAGAGGAGTCGCTTTGATCTACAgagccaagaagaagaagaagaagaagaggatcgCTCAGTAAGACGTAGTTCCCGAATCACCAGATACAAACTGGATTCCCGTAAGCAGTCGGTTCTCTACGACCGCCTCATCACCAA CACGGCTGAAGCTGTTCTCCAAAAGATGGACGACATGCAGAAGATGAGacgcagacagaggagcagagttAGGGGCAATGAAGAAGag CAGCTCGGTGTGTACACCAGGGGCAGGCTGACCAGGTCTCTGAGGACAGATGTGGAGAGCAAAGCCACAGAGGAAGAGATCCAAG gaGGGAATGAGGATGATCACCacaaagagggggaggaggaggaagatgtagAAGTAGatgaggaggaaaggggggaggaagaagatgaagatggcgaagacgaggaggaggaaaatgagAGGCGTTATGACTTCAGGCAGCGAAAGACTGTGGTTCGCTACCAGGCCCCACAGGATG AACCCAGAGAGCCCAGGAAGCGCAGCATGTACTTCAAGGACCACGCGTCTCCAACCAGACGCAGGTTTAGATTCAGCTCCACGGCCCCCAGGAGCCCCTACAACAGGATAACCAGCAG GAGTAGTTCTGAGAG GAGGAGACACGCCATCCACAGCAGcgactccacttcctcttcttcagacGATGAGAAATTCCAGAGACGGAGAAGTAAGAACAGGAGCTTGTCAGTCAACAG ATGTCTGCCCATGAACCTTTTGAAAGACGACCTGCAGGGTGTCCACAAGGACAGGATGAAGATTGGAGCCAGCCTGGCTGATGTGGACCCCATGCACATTGACAAGACG GTGCGCTTTGACAGCATCGGAGGGTTGAGCAGACACATTTCAGCTCTGAAGGAGATGGTGGTGTTCCCCCTCCTCTACCCAGAGGTCTTTGAGAGGTTCAAGATACAGCCTCCCAG GGGCTGTCTATTTTACGGCCCTCCAGGCACAGGGAAAACCCTCGTAGCCAGAGCGCTGGCCAATGAGTGCAgtcagggagaaagaaaagtgtctTTCTTTATGAGGAAAGGCGCTGACTGCCTCAGTAAATGGGTAGGAGAATCTGAGAGACAGCTGCGACTGCTTTTCGACCAG GCGTATCAGATGCGTCCGTCCATCATCTTCTTCGATGAGATTGATGGTTTGGCTCCAGTCAGGTCGAGCCGTCAGGACCAGATCCACAG TTCCATTGTGTCGACCCTGTTGGCTCTCATGGATGGATTAGATGGCAGAGGAGAGGTTGTTGTGATAGGAGCTACAAACAGACTGGACTCCATTGACCCAGCACTGAGGAGACCGGGGCGCTTCGACAGAGAGTTCCTCTTCGGCCTcccagacagagag GCGAGAAATGACATTCTGAAGATCCACACCAGACTGTGGACGCCACCACCCTCCCACACCTTTCTGGAAGAATTGGCAGATAAATGTGTTG gttACTGTGGAGCAGACATTAAAGCAGTTTGTTCAGAGGCTGCCTTGTGTGCGTTACGGCGTCGCTACCCACAAATCTACAGCTCGTCACAGAAACTTGTGCTTGACGTCAACTCCATCGCCATCACCAACAAAGACTTTCTGGCCGCCATGTCCAAGATGGTGCCTGCTGCCCAGAG GGCAGTCGTGTCACCAGCCAAGGCCCTGATACCCGCCGTTTGTCCTCTTCTGAGCGCCACCCTACAAAACATCCTCCATAACGTCAGCAGACTGTTCCCACATGCTGAGCAGGCCttaaagaggaagagggaacaTG ATGCGGCATGTGGTGTGTCTGAAGATGATCTGATGTttagtgaggaggaggacacagacGTCTGCTCCAATGGACAGACCGCTCACTCCCAACTCTCAACACCTGCTGTGAAGGGACTCATCAGCCTCCACAG GAGTGTGCTGAGCCAACCAACCTCCTACCGTCCCAGGCTGCTGTTGGAGGGACGGCTGGGTTCGGGTCAGAGCTCCCACTTGGCTCCTGCTGTCCTCCACGCTCTGGAGAAATTCACTGTGTACACACTGGACATGGCCGTGCTGTTTGGAGCCAGCGCAACTGCACCGGAAGAGACTTGTGCTCAG ATCTTTGTTGAAGCAAAGCGGACCTCTCCCAGTATCCTGTACATCCCTCACATCGGACAGTGGTGGGAAACAGTGGGTCCGGCCTTAAGAGCCACCTTCCTCAGCCTGCTCAGCTCCATCCCTGCCTTCGCTCCCATACTGCTTCTGGCTACGTGCAACCTGCAGTATGACCAACTCAGTATGGAG GTGAAGGAGTTGTTTAGGATGGAGTTTGGCGAGGTTTTCCATATCCAGACCCCGAccagcagagaaagaagaaactTTTTTGAGGATCTAATCCTCAATCAGGCTGCCAAGGCCCCTGCCTCAAAAAAGAAAGCTG TGCTCAATGCATTGGAGGTGCTTCCTGTCGCCGCGCCACCTCCCCCACGCCAGCTGACGGAAGAGGAGACCCGGAggctggaggagcaggaagaagacaCCCTCAGGGATCTCCGCCTCTTCCTGCGGGATGTCACCAACCGCCTGTCCCAAGACAAACGTTTCAAGGCTTTCACAAAGCCTGTGGATTTAGAGGAG GTGCCAGATTACGCTGTGGTCATCAAGAAGCCTATGGACCTGTCAACAGTTCTCTCTAACATCGACCTCCATCAGTACGGGACGGTCAAAGAGTTCCTCCAAGACGTGGATCTCATCTGGCAGAATGCCCTCGAATACAACCCAGACAGGGACCCCTCAG ACCGTCAGATCCGCCACAAAGCGTGTGCATTGAAGGACACCGTCCATGCCATCATCAAAGATGAACTGGATGAAGATTTTGAGAAGATTTGCGTGGAGACCAAAGCGTCACGCAGCACACGAG ATTGCACCACTGCCCGGTTTGCGCCCTCCTTCTACCACGTCCTTCCCAAACAGTCCAAATCTCCTGCTGAGGCCACAGAAATAACCCTGCAAAGAGAGCTGGTTAGACCCACAACTGCGGTGACTCCCAACACAAGTGCCTATGCTGCTACAACGCCTAAAAACACAG CCCAGAGGAAGAAAAGGCGAAAGAGTCGCTGGTCCGCCGGCTTATATTCAAAGAAGAAGGCTTCCTGCTCTCCTCACATGTCCAGAGATGAAGAAGACGGggacgacgaggaggatgaggttGAGAAGGGAGGAGGCGCGGAGTATGATGAGGgcactggaggagaggaggatccGATGATGGTGGATGTAGAGTCGGGTCCTATCCAGTGTGACTCGGGGAAAGCAGAAAATGACGACGAGACACGGGATGAAAAAGAAAGGCTGGGTGAAGTCGTCGCGGATCAACCAGGAAAGTCGGAGGAAAAGAAAGTGTCGACAAATCCAGGAAACGAGAACAGTAGAACAATTTCAGTGAACACTAATACGGACGGCCACGCTGAGACAGAAGGGCGTACCCAGGGGCAATGCAACACAGAGGAAAGGGCTGAAACTGATAGCCAAAAGCTGACGGAAACGGAGACATGTCAAACTGTAACACAGGCAGacaacaggaacaacaacaacgtagTTACTGTAGAGGTGACGGAGCAGAACGGCCCTGCTGAACCAATGGAGGTGGAAGCAACAGACGCCTCTGCAGccacgagaggagaggaagacacaTGCACAG AGAAGAGCGCGAGGCGCGTAACTCGGGCGCCAAAGAGCGCCGTGCAGCCGATGGTCGACGTGGACAAGGCTCTGCAGATCCTGCACCAGGAAACTCCCCCTCTGGTCGTGGACAGAGACAAATTAAAG GAACTGCTGAAAAGAGTAGAGATCAAAACCGAAGGGTTCGAGGTCTACCAGCTGGAGAAACTCTATGCTCTGCTCTGCCAGAGCATCTACAGACACCGACGAGACTACAACAAAACGTCACTAATACAG GAGCTGAAACAAGAGATTGAAGACTTCTGTTGA
- the LOC117728329 gene encoding ATPase family AAA domain-containing protein 2-like isoform X5 — translation MVILRSSGAGAEPAATTPKRRSMELDASSEFLSLLPASQRKSARRTRSSQALEDSFSSLESNAPNGHADMKQDEGNGHHSPRTRGQRVKLEVSFADMEPKTSSPVNEASSVEGCLRKSSRLQREGHTSSGKQQAVAPDVPDKVEGSSTPKRSRFDLQSQEEEEEEEDRSVRRSSRITRYKLDSRKQSVLYDRLITNTAEAVLQKMDDMQKMRRRQRSRVRGNEEEQLGVYTRGRLTRSLRTDVESKATEEEIQGGNEDDHHKEGEEEEDVEVDEEERGEEEDEDGEDEEEENERRYDFRQRKTVVRYQAPQDEPREPRKRSMYFKDHASPTRRRFRFSSTAPRSPYNRITSRRRHAIHSSDSTSSSSDDEKFQRRRSKNRSLSVNRCLPMNLLKDDLQGVHKDRMKIGASLADVDPMHIDKTVRFDSIGGLSRHISALKEMVVFPLLYPEVFERFKIQPPRGCLFYGPPGTGKTLVARALANECSQGERKVSFFMRKGADCLSKWVGESERQLRLLFDQAYQMRPSIIFFDEIDGLAPVRSSRQDQIHSSIVSTLLALMDGLDGRGEVVVIGATNRLDSIDPALRRPGRFDREFLFGLPDREARNDILKIHTRLWTPPPSHTFLEELADKCVGYCGADIKAVCSEAALCALRRRYPQIYSSSQKLVLDVNSIAITNKDFLAAMSKMVPAAQRAVVSPAKALIPAVCPLLSATLQNILHNVSRLFPHAEQALKRKREHDAACGVSEDDLMFSEEEDTDVCSNGQTAHSQLSTPAVKGLISLHRSVLSQPTSYRPRLLLEGRLGSGQSSHLAPAVLHALEKFTVYTLDMAVLFGASATAPEETCAQIFVEAKRTSPSILYIPHIGQWWETVGPALRATFLSLLSSIPAFAPILLLATCNLQYDQLSMEVKELFRMEFGEVFHIQTPTSRERRNFFEDLILNQAAKAPASKKKAVLNALEVLPVAAPPPPRQLTEEETRRLEEQEEDTLRDLRLFLRDVTNRLSQDKRFKAFTKPVDLEEVPDYAVVIKKPMDLSTVLSNIDLHQYGTVKEFLQDVDLIWQNALEYNPDRDPSDRQIRHKACALKDTVHAIIKDELDEDFEKICVETKASRSTRDCTTARFAPSFYHVLPKQSKSPAEATEITLQRELVRPTTAVTPNTSAYAATTPKNTAQRKKRRKSRWSAGLYSKKKASCSPHMSRDEEDGDDEEDEVEKGGGAEYDEGTGGEEDPMMVDVESGPIQCDSGKAENDDETRDEKERLGEVVADQPGKSEEKKVSTNPGNENSRTISVNTNTDGHAETEGRTQGQCNTEERAETDSQKLTETETCQTVTQADNRNNNNVVTVEVTEQNGPAEPMEVEATDASAATRGEEDTCTEKSARRVTRAPKSAVQPMVDVDKALQILHQETPPLVVDRDKLKELLKRVEIKTEGFEVYQLEKLYALLCQSIYRHRRDYNKTSLIQELKQEIEDFC, via the exons ATGGTGATACTGCGCAGCAGCGGCGCCGGAGCGGAGCCGGCCGCCACGACTCCGAAGAGGAGGTCGATGGAGTTGGACGCGAGCTCCGAGTTTCTGTCCCTGCTCCCGGCGTCGCAGAGGAAGTCTGCCCGGCGGACCCGGTCCTCCCAGGCCCTGGAGGACAGCTTCAGCAGTTTGGAGAGCAACGCGCCGAAT GGTCATGCTGATATGAAGCAGGATGAGGGGAATGGACATCACTCcccgaggacccgaggacaGAGAGTTAAACTAGAGGTCTCTTTTGCCGACATGGAGCCAAAGACCAGCTCCCCTGTAAATGAAGCCAGCTCTGTAGAAGGATGCCTCAG gaaaTCTTCCAGGTtgcagagagagggacacacatCCAGTGGCAAGCAGCAAGCAG TTGCCCCAGATGTTCCAGATAAAGTGGAGGGCTCATCCACTCCCAAGAGGAGTCGCTTTGATCTACAgagccaagaagaagaagaagaagaagaggatcgCTCAGTAAGACGTAGTTCCCGAATCACCAGATACAAACTGGATTCCCGTAAGCAGTCGGTTCTCTACGACCGCCTCATCACCAA CACGGCTGAAGCTGTTCTCCAAAAGATGGACGACATGCAGAAGATGAGacgcagacagaggagcagagttAGGGGCAATGAAGAAGag CAGCTCGGTGTGTACACCAGGGGCAGGCTGACCAGGTCTCTGAGGACAGATGTGGAGAGCAAAGCCACAGAGGAAGAGATCCAAG gaGGGAATGAGGATGATCACCacaaagagggggaggaggaggaagatgtagAAGTAGatgaggaggaaaggggggaggaagaagatgaagatggcgaagacgaggaggaggaaaatgagAGGCGTTATGACTTCAGGCAGCGAAAGACTGTGGTTCGCTACCAGGCCCCACAGGATG AACCCAGAGAGCCCAGGAAGCGCAGCATGTACTTCAAGGACCACGCGTCTCCAACCAGACGCAGGTTTAGATTCAGCTCCACGGCCCCCAGGAGCCCCTACAACAGGATAACCAGCAG GAGGAGACACGCCATCCACAGCAGcgactccacttcctcttcttcagacGATGAGAAATTCCAGAGACGGAGAAGTAAGAACAGGAGCTTGTCAGTCAACAG ATGTCTGCCCATGAACCTTTTGAAAGACGACCTGCAGGGTGTCCACAAGGACAGGATGAAGATTGGAGCCAGCCTGGCTGATGTGGACCCCATGCACATTGACAAGACG GTGCGCTTTGACAGCATCGGAGGGTTGAGCAGACACATTTCAGCTCTGAAGGAGATGGTGGTGTTCCCCCTCCTCTACCCAGAGGTCTTTGAGAGGTTCAAGATACAGCCTCCCAG GGGCTGTCTATTTTACGGCCCTCCAGGCACAGGGAAAACCCTCGTAGCCAGAGCGCTGGCCAATGAGTGCAgtcagggagaaagaaaagtgtctTTCTTTATGAGGAAAGGCGCTGACTGCCTCAGTAAATGGGTAGGAGAATCTGAGAGACAGCTGCGACTGCTTTTCGACCAG GCGTATCAGATGCGTCCGTCCATCATCTTCTTCGATGAGATTGATGGTTTGGCTCCAGTCAGGTCGAGCCGTCAGGACCAGATCCACAG TTCCATTGTGTCGACCCTGTTGGCTCTCATGGATGGATTAGATGGCAGAGGAGAGGTTGTTGTGATAGGAGCTACAAACAGACTGGACTCCATTGACCCAGCACTGAGGAGACCGGGGCGCTTCGACAGAGAGTTCCTCTTCGGCCTcccagacagagag GCGAGAAATGACATTCTGAAGATCCACACCAGACTGTGGACGCCACCACCCTCCCACACCTTTCTGGAAGAATTGGCAGATAAATGTGTTG gttACTGTGGAGCAGACATTAAAGCAGTTTGTTCAGAGGCTGCCTTGTGTGCGTTACGGCGTCGCTACCCACAAATCTACAGCTCGTCACAGAAACTTGTGCTTGACGTCAACTCCATCGCCATCACCAACAAAGACTTTCTGGCCGCCATGTCCAAGATGGTGCCTGCTGCCCAGAG GGCAGTCGTGTCACCAGCCAAGGCCCTGATACCCGCCGTTTGTCCTCTTCTGAGCGCCACCCTACAAAACATCCTCCATAACGTCAGCAGACTGTTCCCACATGCTGAGCAGGCCttaaagaggaagagggaacaTG ATGCGGCATGTGGTGTGTCTGAAGATGATCTGATGTttagtgaggaggaggacacagacGTCTGCTCCAATGGACAGACCGCTCACTCCCAACTCTCAACACCTGCTGTGAAGGGACTCATCAGCCTCCACAG GAGTGTGCTGAGCCAACCAACCTCCTACCGTCCCAGGCTGCTGTTGGAGGGACGGCTGGGTTCGGGTCAGAGCTCCCACTTGGCTCCTGCTGTCCTCCACGCTCTGGAGAAATTCACTGTGTACACACTGGACATGGCCGTGCTGTTTGGAGCCAGCGCAACTGCACCGGAAGAGACTTGTGCTCAG ATCTTTGTTGAAGCAAAGCGGACCTCTCCCAGTATCCTGTACATCCCTCACATCGGACAGTGGTGGGAAACAGTGGGTCCGGCCTTAAGAGCCACCTTCCTCAGCCTGCTCAGCTCCATCCCTGCCTTCGCTCCCATACTGCTTCTGGCTACGTGCAACCTGCAGTATGACCAACTCAGTATGGAG GTGAAGGAGTTGTTTAGGATGGAGTTTGGCGAGGTTTTCCATATCCAGACCCCGAccagcagagaaagaagaaactTTTTTGAGGATCTAATCCTCAATCAGGCTGCCAAGGCCCCTGCCTCAAAAAAGAAAGCTG TGCTCAATGCATTGGAGGTGCTTCCTGTCGCCGCGCCACCTCCCCCACGCCAGCTGACGGAAGAGGAGACCCGGAggctggaggagcaggaagaagacaCCCTCAGGGATCTCCGCCTCTTCCTGCGGGATGTCACCAACCGCCTGTCCCAAGACAAACGTTTCAAGGCTTTCACAAAGCCTGTGGATTTAGAGGAG GTGCCAGATTACGCTGTGGTCATCAAGAAGCCTATGGACCTGTCAACAGTTCTCTCTAACATCGACCTCCATCAGTACGGGACGGTCAAAGAGTTCCTCCAAGACGTGGATCTCATCTGGCAGAATGCCCTCGAATACAACCCAGACAGGGACCCCTCAG ACCGTCAGATCCGCCACAAAGCGTGTGCATTGAAGGACACCGTCCATGCCATCATCAAAGATGAACTGGATGAAGATTTTGAGAAGATTTGCGTGGAGACCAAAGCGTCACGCAGCACACGAG ATTGCACCACTGCCCGGTTTGCGCCCTCCTTCTACCACGTCCTTCCCAAACAGTCCAAATCTCCTGCTGAGGCCACAGAAATAACCCTGCAAAGAGAGCTGGTTAGACCCACAACTGCGGTGACTCCCAACACAAGTGCCTATGCTGCTACAACGCCTAAAAACACAG CCCAGAGGAAGAAAAGGCGAAAGAGTCGCTGGTCCGCCGGCTTATATTCAAAGAAGAAGGCTTCCTGCTCTCCTCACATGTCCAGAGATGAAGAAGACGGggacgacgaggaggatgaggttGAGAAGGGAGGAGGCGCGGAGTATGATGAGGgcactggaggagaggaggatccGATGATGGTGGATGTAGAGTCGGGTCCTATCCAGTGTGACTCGGGGAAAGCAGAAAATGACGACGAGACACGGGATGAAAAAGAAAGGCTGGGTGAAGTCGTCGCGGATCAACCAGGAAAGTCGGAGGAAAAGAAAGTGTCGACAAATCCAGGAAACGAGAACAGTAGAACAATTTCAGTGAACACTAATACGGACGGCCACGCTGAGACAGAAGGGCGTACCCAGGGGCAATGCAACACAGAGGAAAGGGCTGAAACTGATAGCCAAAAGCTGACGGAAACGGAGACATGTCAAACTGTAACACAGGCAGacaacaggaacaacaacaacgtagTTACTGTAGAGGTGACGGAGCAGAACGGCCCTGCTGAACCAATGGAGGTGGAAGCAACAGACGCCTCTGCAGccacgagaggagaggaagacacaTGCACAG AGAAGAGCGCGAGGCGCGTAACTCGGGCGCCAAAGAGCGCCGTGCAGCCGATGGTCGACGTGGACAAGGCTCTGCAGATCCTGCACCAGGAAACTCCCCCTCTGGTCGTGGACAGAGACAAATTAAAG GAACTGCTGAAAAGAGTAGAGATCAAAACCGAAGGGTTCGAGGTCTACCAGCTGGAGAAACTCTATGCTCTGCTCTGCCAGAGCATCTACAGACACCGACGAGACTACAACAAAACGTCACTAATACAG GAGCTGAAACAAGAGATTGAAGACTTCTGTTGA